In Scophthalmus maximus strain ysfricsl-2021 chromosome 5, ASM2237912v1, whole genome shotgun sequence, a single window of DNA contains:
- the lpin2 gene encoding phosphatidate phosphatase LPIN2 isoform X2 yields MHILHRTVRKKDDKVYVARQLRNFHWREIKYRYLPLGGILQRDKADTMNYVGQLAGQVLVTVKELYKGINQATLSGCIDVVVVRQRDGTYQCSPFHVRFGKLGVLRSKEKVIDIEVNGEPVVLHMKLGDNGEAFFVQESEQQNIVPAHLATSPIPTESHLFWMSEVEHRAAIDLEDDHADPEYPHEPPAPCTMSTKKKKRRRRKHKGDPRREELTPPMSVTTGNAAVSANAPAATTAAISCTGQNEEIFEIEMSSDEEAAAHVSRSPSVTTMRDIDPKLPAARHNVDGYAMSDGDWPADKSHGLSQAFSPKSDSELLVRPSESLLRAESHMQWTWGEFPETTRITKKEKPEPLKTVVITPLESTHFRVILSSEAMENEIDTEKEHVASSSVCTIVKPEPRTPITTETPLNPLASVSTITSESPVTPTEPLDILPPNVATSTPTNSDSPSRKKGVPKRSQHQGPEDIYLDDLNVLEPDVAARYFPKSESEAATKHWMDSEMRSGSQSPQSVGSAAADSGTECLSDSASDLPDVTLSLCGGLTENAEISKERFMEHIITYLEFAENPAIIDNPNLVVKIGNRYYNWTLAAPLILSLQAFQKNLPKATEEAWVKEKMPKKSGRWWFWRKRADSTIKQSETKLETKEESHLEEGEGPSISQEKLALLPPAGDSSSDEEAKEVSAASCQERLQPIDGQHHPSPHTYRKSLRLSSDQIASLKLKEGPNDVTFSITTQYQGTCRCEGTIYLWNWDDKVIISDIDGTITKSDVFGQILPQLGKDWTHQGIAKLYHSVAENGYKFLYCSARAIGMADMTRGYLQWVNDGGTILPGGPLMLSPSSLFSAFHREVIEKKPEIFKIECLTDIKNLFQHNKQPFYAAFGNRANDAFAYKEVGVPVCRIFTVNPKGELIQEQTKSNKSSYSRLSELVEHVFPLLSKEQNEAFVLPEFSSFCYWRQPIPDIDLDQLL; encoded by the exons GCGGACACCATGAACTACGTGGGCCAGCTGGCGGGTCAGGTGCTTGTGACCGTCAAGGAACTGTATAAGGGCATTAATCAGGCCACATTATCGGGCTGCATTGATGTTGTGGTTGTCCGCCAGAGGGATGGCACATACCAGTGCTCACCGTTTCATGTGCGCTTCGGCAAGCTGGGCGTGCTACGTTCCAAAGAGAAAGTG ATTGACATTGAAGTGAATGGAGAGCCCGTAGTCCTGCACATGAAGCTCGGTGACAATGGAGAGGCCTTCTTTGTCCAGGAATCCGAGCAGCAGAAT ATTGTCCCTGCCCACCTGGCCACCTCCCCAATCCCCACCGAGAGTCACCTGTTCTGGATGTCAGAGGTGGAGCACAGGGCAGCAATAGATCTGGAGGATGACCACGCTGACCCGGAGTACCCCCATGAGCCTCCTGCTCCCTGCACCAtgtcaacaaaaaagaaaaagagacggaggagaaagcACAAGGGTGACCCCCGAAGAGAGGAGCTGACCCCACCCATGTCAGTCACTACCGGCAACGCTGCTGTTTCTGCTAACGCACCCGCTGCTACGACTGCTGCTATATCTTGTACTGGGCAAAATGAAGAGATCTTCGAGATAGAGATGAGCTCTGACGAGGAGGCGGCAGCACATGTCTCTAG GTCGCCGTCAGTGACCACAATGCGTGACATTGACCCCAAATTACCAGCAGCGAGACACAACGTCGATGGTTATGCAATGTCTGATGGGGACTGGCCGGCAGATAAAAG TCATGGTTTGTCTCAGGCCTTTTCCCCAAAGAGTGACTCAGAACTGTTGGTCAGGCCTTCAGAGAGTTTGCTCAGAGCCGAGTCCCACATGCAGTGGACCTGGGGAGAGTTTCCAGAAACAACCAGG ATCACCAAGAAAGAGAAACCAGAACCATTGAAAACAGTGGTCATCACCCCATTAGAGAGCACCCACTTCCGCGTCATCCTCAGCTCCGAGGCCATGGAGAACGAAATAGATACCGAAAAGGAACACGttgcctcctcctcagtgtgtaCTATTGTCAAGCCCGAGCCACGCACTCCTATCACCACGGAAACACCACTGAATCCTCTCGCATCTGTCTCCACCATAACCTCCGAGAGTCCCGTGACCCCCACTGAGCCCCTGGATATCCTGCCCCCAAATGTGGCAACCTCCACCCCAACCAACAGCGATTCACCCTCGAGGAAGAAAG GGGTCCCAAAGAGGAGTCAGCATCAGGGTCCTGAGGATATTTACCTAGATGACCTGAATGTACTTGAGCCCGATGTTGCTGCAAGATATTTTCCTAAGAG TGAGTCTGAGGCAGCCACAAAGCACTGGATGGACTCTGAGATGCGCTCTGGCTCACAGTCCCCTCAGTCGGTGGGCAGCGCTGCAGCTGACAGTGGGACCGAGTGTCTTTCTGACTCAGCCAGCGACCTCCCTGACGTCACCCTTTCTCTGTGTGGAGGCCTCACAGAAAATGCTGAAATATCCAAAG agaggTTCATGGAGCATATCATCACCTATCTTGAGTTTGCAGAAAATCCAGCAATTATAGATAACCCCAACTTGGTGGTAAAAATAGGAAATAG ATATTATAACTGGACATTAGCTGCACCCTTGATTCTAAGTCTACAAGCATTTCAGAAGAATTTACCAAAG gcTACAGAGGAGGCCTGGGTGAAGGAGAAAATGCCAAAGAAGTCAGGCCGCTGGTGGTTCTGGCGAAAGAGGGCGGATAGTACAATCAAGCAG TCAGAAACCAAGCTTGAGACCAAGGAGGAGTCTCATTTGGAAGAGGGGGAAGGGCCCTCCATATCCCAGGAGAAGTTGGCCTTACT aCCTCCAGCAGGAGACTCCTCCAGCGATGAGGAGGCCAAGGAAGTAAGCGCTGCATCCTGCCAAGAGAGACTGCAGCCAATCGATGGCCAGCACCACCCCAGCCCACACACTTACAGGAAGTCACTACGCCTCTCCTCTGATCAGATA GCCAGTCTGAAACTGAAGGAGGGACCCAATGATGTGACGTTCAGCATCACCACTCAGTACCAGGGCACATGCCGCTGCGAGGGCACCATCTACCTGTGGAACTGGGACGACAAAGTCATCATCTCTGACATCGACGGCACCATCACCAA GTCGGACGTGTTCGGACAGATCCTGCCCCAACTGGGGAAGGACTGGACCCACCAAGGCATTGCCAAGCTCTACCACTCAGTAGCTGA GAACGGCTACAAGTTCTTATACTGCTCGGCTCGGGCTATCGGCATGGCAGACATGACAAGAGGCTACCTGCAGTGGGTCAACGACGGAGGCACCATTTTGCCCGGAGGACCTCTCATGCTGTCTCCCAGCAGCCTCTTCTCTGCCTTCCACCG GGAGGTTATCGAGAAGAAGCCAGAGATCTTCAAGATTGAATGCCTTACAGACATCAAGAACCTGTTCCAGCATAACAAGCAGCCGTTCTACGCCGCCTTTGGGAATCGAGCTAAT GACGCGTTTGCCTACAAGGAGGTGGGAGTTCCTGTGTGTAGGATCTTCACTGTCAACCCCAAGGGAGAGTTGATCCAGGAGCAGACCAAGAGCAACAAGTCTTC CTACAGCAGGCTCAGTGAGCTGGTGGAGCACGTGTTCCCTCTGCTGAGCAAAGAGCAGAACGAGGCCTTTGTTCTGCCAGAGTTCAGCTCTTTCTGTTACTGGAGACAGCCCATACCGGACATCGACCTGGACCAGCTGCTCTGA
- the lpin2 gene encoding phosphatidate phosphatase LPIN2 isoform X5, with protein MNYVGQLAGQVLVTVKELYKGINQATLSGCIDVVVVRQRDGTYQCSPFHVRFGKLGVLRSKEKVIDIEVNGEPVVLHMKLGDNGEAFFVQESEQQNQIVPAHLATSPIPTESHLFWMSEVEHRAAIDLEDDHADPEYPHEPPAPCTMSTKKKKRRRRKHKGDPRREELTPPMSVTTGNAAVSANAPAATTAAISCTGQNEEIFEIEMSSDEEAAAHVSRSPSVTTMRDIDPKLPAARHNVDGYAMSDGDWPADKSHGLSQAFSPKSDSELLVRPSESLLRAESHMQWTWGEFPETTRITKKEKPEPLKTVVITPLESTHFRVILSSEAMENEIDTEKEHVASSSVCTIVKPEPRTPITTETPLNPLASVSTITSESPVTPTEPLDILPPNVATSTPTNSDSPSRKKGVPKRSQHQGPEDIYLDDLNVLEPDVAARYFPKSESEAATKHWMDSEMRSGSQSPQSVGSAAADSGTECLSDSASDLPDVTLSLCGGLTENAEISKERFMEHIITYLEFAENPAIIDNPNLVVKIGNRYYNWTLAAPLILSLQAFQKNLPKATEEAWVKEKMPKKSGRWWFWRKRADSTIKQSETKLETKEESHLEEGEGPSISQEKLALLPPAGDSSSDEEAKEVSAASCQERLQPIDGQHHPSPHTYRKSLRLSSDQIASLKLKEGPNDVTFSITTQYQGTCRCEGTIYLWNWDDKVIISDIDGTITKSDVFGQILPQLGKDWTHQGIAKLYHSVAENGYKFLYCSARAIGMADMTRGYLQWVNDGGTILPGGPLMLSPSSLFSAFHREVIEKKPEIFKIECLTDIKNLFQHNKQPFYAAFGNRANDAFAYKEVGVPVCRIFTVNPKGELIQEQTKSNKSSYSRLSELVEHVFPLLSKEQNEAFVLPEFSSFCYWRQPIPDIDLDQLL; from the exons ATGAACTACGTGGGCCAGCTGGCGGGTCAGGTGCTTGTGACCGTCAAGGAACTGTATAAGGGCATTAATCAGGCCACATTATCGGGCTGCATTGATGTTGTGGTTGTCCGCCAGAGGGATGGCACATACCAGTGCTCACCGTTTCATGTGCGCTTCGGCAAGCTGGGCGTGCTACGTTCCAAAGAGAAAGTG ATTGACATTGAAGTGAATGGAGAGCCCGTAGTCCTGCACATGAAGCTCGGTGACAATGGAGAGGCCTTCTTTGTCCAGGAATCCGAGCAGCAGAAT CAGATTGTCCCTGCCCACCTGGCCACCTCCCCAATCCCCACCGAGAGTCACCTGTTCTGGATGTCAGAGGTGGAGCACAGGGCAGCAATAGATCTGGAGGATGACCACGCTGACCCGGAGTACCCCCATGAGCCTCCTGCTCCCTGCACCAtgtcaacaaaaaagaaaaagagacggaggagaaagcACAAGGGTGACCCCCGAAGAGAGGAGCTGACCCCACCCATGTCAGTCACTACCGGCAACGCTGCTGTTTCTGCTAACGCACCCGCTGCTACGACTGCTGCTATATCTTGTACTGGGCAAAATGAAGAGATCTTCGAGATAGAGATGAGCTCTGACGAGGAGGCGGCAGCACATGTCTCTAG GTCGCCGTCAGTGACCACAATGCGTGACATTGACCCCAAATTACCAGCAGCGAGACACAACGTCGATGGTTATGCAATGTCTGATGGGGACTGGCCGGCAGATAAAAG TCATGGTTTGTCTCAGGCCTTTTCCCCAAAGAGTGACTCAGAACTGTTGGTCAGGCCTTCAGAGAGTTTGCTCAGAGCCGAGTCCCACATGCAGTGGACCTGGGGAGAGTTTCCAGAAACAACCAGG ATCACCAAGAAAGAGAAACCAGAACCATTGAAAACAGTGGTCATCACCCCATTAGAGAGCACCCACTTCCGCGTCATCCTCAGCTCCGAGGCCATGGAGAACGAAATAGATACCGAAAAGGAACACGttgcctcctcctcagtgtgtaCTATTGTCAAGCCCGAGCCACGCACTCCTATCACCACGGAAACACCACTGAATCCTCTCGCATCTGTCTCCACCATAACCTCCGAGAGTCCCGTGACCCCCACTGAGCCCCTGGATATCCTGCCCCCAAATGTGGCAACCTCCACCCCAACCAACAGCGATTCACCCTCGAGGAAGAAAG GGGTCCCAAAGAGGAGTCAGCATCAGGGTCCTGAGGATATTTACCTAGATGACCTGAATGTACTTGAGCCCGATGTTGCTGCAAGATATTTTCCTAAGAG TGAGTCTGAGGCAGCCACAAAGCACTGGATGGACTCTGAGATGCGCTCTGGCTCACAGTCCCCTCAGTCGGTGGGCAGCGCTGCAGCTGACAGTGGGACCGAGTGTCTTTCTGACTCAGCCAGCGACCTCCCTGACGTCACCCTTTCTCTGTGTGGAGGCCTCACAGAAAATGCTGAAATATCCAAAG agaggTTCATGGAGCATATCATCACCTATCTTGAGTTTGCAGAAAATCCAGCAATTATAGATAACCCCAACTTGGTGGTAAAAATAGGAAATAG ATATTATAACTGGACATTAGCTGCACCCTTGATTCTAAGTCTACAAGCATTTCAGAAGAATTTACCAAAG gcTACAGAGGAGGCCTGGGTGAAGGAGAAAATGCCAAAGAAGTCAGGCCGCTGGTGGTTCTGGCGAAAGAGGGCGGATAGTACAATCAAGCAG TCAGAAACCAAGCTTGAGACCAAGGAGGAGTCTCATTTGGAAGAGGGGGAAGGGCCCTCCATATCCCAGGAGAAGTTGGCCTTACT aCCTCCAGCAGGAGACTCCTCCAGCGATGAGGAGGCCAAGGAAGTAAGCGCTGCATCCTGCCAAGAGAGACTGCAGCCAATCGATGGCCAGCACCACCCCAGCCCACACACTTACAGGAAGTCACTACGCCTCTCCTCTGATCAGATA GCCAGTCTGAAACTGAAGGAGGGACCCAATGATGTGACGTTCAGCATCACCACTCAGTACCAGGGCACATGCCGCTGCGAGGGCACCATCTACCTGTGGAACTGGGACGACAAAGTCATCATCTCTGACATCGACGGCACCATCACCAA GTCGGACGTGTTCGGACAGATCCTGCCCCAACTGGGGAAGGACTGGACCCACCAAGGCATTGCCAAGCTCTACCACTCAGTAGCTGA GAACGGCTACAAGTTCTTATACTGCTCGGCTCGGGCTATCGGCATGGCAGACATGACAAGAGGCTACCTGCAGTGGGTCAACGACGGAGGCACCATTTTGCCCGGAGGACCTCTCATGCTGTCTCCCAGCAGCCTCTTCTCTGCCTTCCACCG GGAGGTTATCGAGAAGAAGCCAGAGATCTTCAAGATTGAATGCCTTACAGACATCAAGAACCTGTTCCAGCATAACAAGCAGCCGTTCTACGCCGCCTTTGGGAATCGAGCTAAT GACGCGTTTGCCTACAAGGAGGTGGGAGTTCCTGTGTGTAGGATCTTCACTGTCAACCCCAAGGGAGAGTTGATCCAGGAGCAGACCAAGAGCAACAAGTCTTC CTACAGCAGGCTCAGTGAGCTGGTGGAGCACGTGTTCCCTCTGCTGAGCAAAGAGCAGAACGAGGCCTTTGTTCTGCCAGAGTTCAGCTCTTTCTGTTACTGGAGACAGCCCATACCGGACATCGACCTGGACCAGCTGCTCTGA